GACTTGTTAATGAAATTCTCAATTTGAACAAGAACATGACTTACTATCCCGAACAAGACATGGATCCGATTTAATATGGACTGACTCGACGCGATAACGGCTCAAACATAATTTACGTGATTAAACCTAATTTTTTAGAcgataaaaacataatttaatactccgtATAAGACAATTAAGATAATGCTAAAATTGTTGGGTTAGATAGTAAATAAACGAAAATACAAAGCCCAGAGATGAGAGCCTGGTCCAAAAGCAAATGACATTCTTACCCCGCAGGGTTACTTTCGTCTTTTCAAGCATCGTCTCCCTACAAGAATGCCCAAACCCGAAATTTGACTGAAAGGTACTTGTGAGTAAATTCCATTCCCAGAGGCATTATGATATCTGCTACACCCCTCATTCAATCCCACCAACAAAGCCCTTCATAAATACAAAACAgaatttctttttagtttctGCAAAACCAACTCCTCCTACCTCTACTACTGCTTTCTGGAATTTTATTTCCCCCCACAAAAATAGCGAGGTATAAATAAAGGTCAAAAAGGGTGGGAGCCATACGAAAAAGGAGGAAGAGGGTTCTTGttctttttcaatattatgttATGTAGCGTTGTAGGTAATAATCCCCTTTTAAGAGATAATCATATTCGCGGATGTTTGCGTGTGTGTTACAGTTCTAATTTGGCTCAATTGAACTTACTGTTTACTTGTTCAAGATTTCGTTATTGCTGTGTGGTGGTTAGGTTGTATAGAACTGAGTTTCAACACACCGCAACAACGAAATTGAAggaaaagattgaatttttatttgattttgggttttttttcgAATTGGGGTTTGATACAATAAATGTGTTTCCGATGGTGAAGGGGTGAGAGATTGAAGGAGAGGTTGTTTCTTGGGGATCTGGCATTTGTATCCTGCTCTAGTGGGCTGCAAAAATGTCTCAAACCAACTGGGAAGCTGACAAAATGTGAGTTTTTTCCCTCACTTTTCACTGCTTTTTGCCTCAAAGCTGTTCTTTATTTGGTAGTGTTGATTCCTACttcatagtatttttattgctGTTTTTGTGTTAGATTTTTCGATTTTCAGGTTGTTTTCCTAGGTCAGTTGATTTTAgccaatttttttgttgttaaaAGTATGTATTCTAGTATTGTTTTTGGATGAGGACAGCATGAATTTGGATACCCTCAGTAATAAGAGTTTTAGTTTGTGCTATAAACTGAAGGTCATGTTTAGCATTCTGTCCTCAGATACCGTCTATGTGGTTTGCCCTCTTTCTTGAATAAGTGCTTATTCTTATTGAGTTCTGACCTCTGTTCTTAGTCACAAACTCATAGTTAATGTATATCGTCCCGTTCTCTAAAGTTAATGTATGGTTTGAACAACAAGGGACAAAGGTGCACAATTTGAAGTTGTTTCTTGACTCTGGTTGTTTTCAGGTTGGATGTATATATCCACGATTATTTAGTGAAAAGAGATTTGAAGGTTACCGCGCAGGCTTTCCAAACTGAAGGAAAAGTATCATCAGATCCTGTTGGTCTGTACACAGCATACCTAATTTAGCTAGTTTCTGTTTTATGTTGAAAGTTCTAATCATTTATATTTGCTTGCTTCAGCTATCGATGCTCCTGGTGGTTTTCTCTTCGAATGGTGGTCTGTcttttgggatatttttattgcCAGGACAAATGAGAAGCATTCCGAAGTTGCTGCATCTTATATTGAGGTTAGCTACAAACTTGATATGACCTTATTAGAAGGGTAGGTATacaatatgatattattgtttTCAGTCTGTTGGTTTTCTTGCATCATTCTTGTTCAACTCCGCCacctatttattattctagACTTTTTACTAAGTTGGTGCTTGATATGTATTATTGCACTAACTCTTGTGGTCGAAATCTTatgagtttatttttttccgaGAAAATCAGACTCAGTCGATGAAGGCAAGGGAGCaacaacagcagcagcagccgcAGTCAcaacaccaacaccaacaACAGCAGCAAATGCAGATGCAGCAGCTTTTATTGCAGAGGCAAGCTCAAcagcaacagcagcagcaacaacaTCAGCAACAGCAACATCAACAGCAGCAACATCAGCAGCATCAGCAACATCAACAACAACAGCAacaacagcagcagcaacaacaacatcagcagcagcagcagcagcaacagcAACAGCAACAGCAACGAcgtgaaggtggccaccttctgAATGGTTCAGCTAATGGGATTGTTGGGAATGAATCTCTCATGAGGCAAAATACTGGTACTGCAAATGCTTTGGCAACAAAGATGTAcgaagagaaattaaagctCCCTGTTCAGAGGGATTCCTTGGATGATGCAGCCTTAAAGGTACAAGAATTTATTGGGCTCAGGAATAAACCATGATTCCAAAGTCAGTTCCTAACAGTGTGATATTTACTTTCAGCAAAGATTCGCAGATAATGTAGGCCAGCTTTTGGATCCTAACCATGCTTCAATCTTGAAGTCAGCTGCAGCAGCTGGCCAGCCATCTGGGTATGatatatatgatatttattgGTATCTTACTTTGTTTTCTCTTGTTTGTTCTCGAAATGCTACTATGTAATTATCTGGAGGTACATGTGCTTTCATGATGTGACTTATTTATGCTTTCTGACTTTATGTTTTAGGCAAATGCTGCACGGTTCTAGTGGTGGGGTATCTCCTCAAGTTCAAGCACGAAGCCAACAATTTCCGGGGTCTACACCAGTCAGTATACTCGTTGCATCCttgtttagaaaataattcatatcttatttatgtcttacatatatatacacatcaGGAAATCAAAACTGAAATCAATCCTATTCTCAATCCAAGAGGTGCTGGCCCTGAAGGATCGTTGATTGGAATGCCTGGTATGCTCTTATTGTCCATCCTGCTTGCAAGTAATATTTGTTCATGAGGAACTATTGTTGTATTGTGGTGAAGAAATATTGGGAATTTCTATTAGTGAACTCATTCAAAGATGCTAAAAGTAAAATACTGGAGCACAAGCAGAGTCCTACATGGCGGCTCAATTTGTGCCTTTGTTGTTCTTGTATATGTTAAATTAATACCATTCTGCATGTTTTAGGGTCAAATCAAGGTGGTAACAATTTGACGCTGAAAGGATGGCCTTTAACCGTAAGTACATTATTGTTTTAACACATTGTTAAACATTCCATTGTGCTCCTTGTTAAACAAATTATGTTATACTGAATATCTATCCTTCTCTTCTAATGTTCTATTTGTTCCTTGACAGGGTCTCGATCAGCTTCGTTCTGGTCTTCTCCAGCAGCCAAAGTCATTTATGCCGGGTCCTCAACCCTTTCATCAACTACAGATGCTAACACCTCAGCACCAGCAGCAGCTTATGCTGGCACAGCAGAGTCTGACTTCCCCATCTGCCAATGATGTTGAGAGCAGAAGGCTGAGGATGCTTCTGAATAACCGAAGTCTATCTATGGGGAAAGATGGGGTCTCTAATTCAGTCGGGGATGTAATTCCTAATATTGGATCCCCAATGCAAGCTGGTGGCCCGGGATTGTCTCGTGCAGACCCAgagattttgatgaaggtaTCTTTTGCTCCTTTCTAGTTGTTTCTTACATTAATTAAAGTGGATAAGTCCTGCAACCGGTTTCCTTGATTAGTTATGACGTTTTTACTTGATTTGTTGTATAGATGAAGATTGCACAAATGCAACAACAGCAACAACAGCAGCAGCAAAGCAATAACCCAACGCTACAGCAGCAACATCCACAGCATAGTCTCTCGGGTCAGCAGCCTCAGAGTTCTAATCACAATCTCCAGCAAGACAAAATTATGGGTGCTGGCAGTGTTACGGGTGATGCTAGCATGTCTAATTCCTTCAGAGGAAATGATCAGGTTTAtcattatatacatattaCTCAAAAATTTCTTATAGATTAGATGATACCATTCCTTGCTTTATAAACTTTGAGTTCGAATAATTTTAGTAACAAAATAGTAGTTTCTTCTGTATCTATCTAGGATCTTTCGATAGCCTGAATGTAgagtttaaaaaatgcatatcaTGTGTGTTGCTTTAGTTAAATAAACTGAAATTCTGAGTTGATTCCTAATATGGTTTCATGCATTCATTTCAAGGCTTCTAAAAACCAGACAGGAAGAAAACGAAAGCAACCCGTATCTTCTGGCCCTGCTAATAGCTCAGGAACTGCAAACACAGCTGGTCCTTCTCCCAGTTCAGCTCCATCGACGCCCTCAACACATACACCAGGGGATGTCATGTCTATGCCTAATATGCCACACAGTGGTAGTTCTTCGAAGCCTCTGATGATGTTTGGATCTGATAACACGGGCACCCTTACGTCACCATCTAACCAGCTGGTGGGAACGGTAGCCCGTATCTTACCTTTTGTGAATAGAGTCTGTCCATTCCTTAAGCTTCTCGTTTACTTGTGTGACAGTGGGACGATAAAGATCTTGCACAAGCTGACATGGATCGGTTCGTCGATGATGTTGAAGACAATGTAGAGTCTTTTTTATCCCATGATGATGCCGACCCCCGAGATGCAGTTGGCCGTATGGATGTTGTTAGCAAAGGTAAGGAAGATTAAGGTTTCAATTGCATTTTCTATAAAGAATCTCCTTAAGGAATAAAGATTGGGAGATATTCTTCCCTTACGATATCGATATTAATGTGTTCAGGGTTTACATTTGCCGAGCTCAATTCCGTTCGTGCTAGTTCAAATAAAGTCGTGTGTTGCCACTTCTCATCAGACGGGAAGTTACTCGCCAGTGGTGGTCATGATAAAAAGGTATTCGACGTACAtaacacaattaataaaattggttGGTTGTTTCCGCAATGCAGTTATCATTGTTTCTGTCATTCACTGTgataacaaaattacaataatttatgCAGGCTGTTTTATGGTTCACTGACTCTTTGAAGCCTAAAACCACACTTGAGGAGCACACGTCGCTTATAACGGATGTCCGTTTCAGCCCTAGCATGGCTCGCcttgccacatcatcatttgaCAAGACTGTCCGAGTTTGGGATGTGGAAAATGTTAGTTGATGAATACACCCTCTGTGGAATTGCAACTGCTATTCTCCTTTTAATAATCAAGACTTCTGTAATGCTAATTTTCATATTGCAGCCTTCTTATTCTCTTCGGACCTTCACCGGGCATTCTTCTGGCGTGATGTCGTTGGACTTCCACCCCAACAAAGAAGATCTCATATGTTCCTGCGATGGTGATGGCGAAATAAGATACTGGAGCATAAACAATGGTAGCTGCGCAAGAGTTTTCAAGGTATCATATCTCGGTCTTCACTTTACAGTCATGTCGTTTATCAATGCAACAAAATCTCTTGACCTTCCTTGCCCTGGTTGGATTAGGGTGGAACTTCCCAAGTGAGATTCCAACCCCGACTTGGACGGTATCTTGCAGCGGCTGCTGAAAATGTCGTGTCAATACTGGATGCGGAGACACAGGCATGCCGGCATTCCTTAAAGGTACACCTATCATTCCCTCACCCTAGATTCGGATCAGTAGCTCGTGTCAGACAATTTCTTGCATATATGTTATATCCTCCTTCGTTGTAACCTTTGATGTGGTGTGGTGTGGTGTGGTATAGGGCCACACGAAACCTATCCATTCCGTCAACTGGGATCCTTCGGGAGAACTCCTGGCATCCGTGAGCGAGGATTCTGTTAGGGTGTGGACGATGAGATCCGGGAGCGAAGGGGAGTGTGTGCACGAGCTTAGCTGCAACGGAAACAAGTTCCACTCTTGTGTTTTCCACCCTACTTACTCCTCGTTGCTAGTCATCGGTTGCTATCAggtaactaactaactaactaactaacccGACTTTCTTGAAAAAAGGTCGCGTAATTATGAGTTGTATCGCTGCGTGATGCAACAGTCTCTAGAGCTGTGGAACATGACGGAGAACAAGACGATGACCCTCTCCGCGCACGACGGGCTGATAGCGTCGCTGGCTGTGTCCACGGTGGCGGGCGTTGTTGCATCCGCCAGCCACGACAAGATCGTAAAGCTGTGGAAATGAAGGTGTCTCAGAATTACGTAGCTGTTTAACCGCAATCGAATTTTTGTcagattttgtaattttattttcttgatagGTTTTTATGGTGAAACAGAGTTGGTAGGTTTAGAAACTAACTGTTAATCTGTTATGTTGCTTCTGCTACTCAGTAACCTGACTCAATTCAATTACTACTTGAGAGTGCATCAAATTTATCTTAATTATACTGGATTTTCTCTATTACTAcctgtatttatttaaaatgctTTACATCTCATGCACAATacaggaaaaaagaaaataacagaatTTAATAACCAATTGGGGAAATATAAGTAATTAGAGTGTGATGAGTACCTTGAAAAGCGTGAAGGAGAAATATCCAATTGAAACAGAGTGATAACTTGATGAAGAGAACGATTACAGATGATTATAAATGGGAAATTGTTAAGAGTATTCCTCTTAACGTAGGTCGGAACAGAATTTGTAAGAGTCCCGGGAGGCGAAATCCCGTCGACCACTTAGGGTTTTTTTCGTAGCAGAAAGAAAAGAGGAGAGAAGTAGGCGTAATTCTTGTCTAACTTTATTGATGAATTCAGCGCCTATTTATAttctaaggaccctagggttggttcgacTTTACGGCCCGgaaaagaaccaacaaagaaaacccggaaCGGAGCTTATAAAAGGCTCGACCTAattgtttgaaaaaataataataaaagtaactaCGGCAAAATAAATCTagcaaaaaataacaaaataattctataCTAGTTCACGTCCTATTTGGAGACAAAGTCACCAAATCGAACAGGCGGTCTCGTTCTCCTCCTCGGCTTCCCCTGCTTGATCTTCTCCCTTGGCGACGGTCTCCCCCGCTCCACCGTCTCGCAGTCCACCTCCTCCGGCACTATCTCTTCCCGCTGGACCGACGGCCTACTTGTATCGACTCCCCCCCGGTTAGCCACatccttgtcctcaaggatCAAATCCGGAAAACGCCGCCGCACCATCTCGAGTGGTTCCCACGTCGGTACAACACCCCCATCATCCTCCCACTGAATCAACGCTTCCTCCACAGCCACACCATCCCGCCACACCGTGCGGCCGTCCACCCATTTCAATGGCCTTGCAACTGGTCTACCCCGCGCAAACAGAGGCGGCAAGGCCACCACTTCCGGCGACACTCCCTGCACAAACAGGCGAAGCAAGCTGACATGAAAAACATTGTGTACCCGGCTACCTTCCGGTAAAAGAAGACGATACGCCACTTGTCCAATCCGCTCTAGGACCTCAAACGGTCCAAAAAATCTGCGCGCGAGCTTCGCAGACAGAGGCTTGGCGACAGAGTATTGCCTATACTGCTGTAATTTCAGCAGGACCATGTCTCCTACCTCGAACTCCACATGCCTACGATGCTTGTTTGCCGAGGCACGCATCCGTTGCTGCGCCCTCTCCAAATTCGCGCGCAAGGCGACGATGAGCTCACCCCGCTGCCGAATCAAAGACGCCACATCTGAAGGGGTAGCTCTCGATGGCTCTGCCGCCACCAACGGAGGTGGGTCACGCCCATACAGGGCCTTGAACGGCGATGTCCCGAGGCCCTCGTGGAAAAAACAGTTCAACGACAACTCAGCCCAAGGCAAAAAGTTGACCCACTTATTTGGCTTATCCGCAACAAAAGCCCTCAAGTATTGCTCCAGCCCCCTATTCCGTACCTCCGTCTGACCGTCAGATTGCGGGTGATATGCCGTAGTAAAGTGCAACTTCGTACCACTTAAACGTAACATTTCCTCCCACACATCGTTCAAAAAGACCGAGTCCCTATCTGAGACCAATGTCTTGGGAAACCCATGATGCTTAACCACCGTTTCAATGAAAAGATTTGCCACCCTTAAGGCATTGAAATGAGGCGGTAGCGGAGCAAAATGTGCATACTTGGTCAGCCTATCAACCACTACCATGATCGTAGTAAAACCCCGGGATTGGGGAAGACTCGTCACAAAGTCCATTGACACATCCTCCTAGACACGCGAAGGGATAGACAGCGACTGCAGCAATCCTGCAGGTTTCTGCGTTGAATACTTCGTTGTCTGACACTCCACGCACGTCTCAACAAACTTCTTAACCTCCCGCCGCATATTACGCCAAAAAAATTGTGCCGCTAACCGCCGAAAAGTCCGTTCCACGCCTGGATGCCCCGCCTGAGGGGTTGAATGATGTTCATGTAGCAGCGGCAACTTAACAGCGGATAATTCACCCACATATATTCGGCGCCCCCGGTACAGCAGACCCCCTACAAAGGACAAGTTCGACTCCGCTTTACCCTCCGCAATTAGTGATCGCATGGCCAACCACTCCTCGAGTGTATCAGTCTCCGCTCGTAGTTGCTCCAAAAGGTCGGGCACTGGATGTGCAACAAGCGCCCGGAGCGATGATTCCGTGATTTCACGATCGCTTCGCGTCCGGCGCCATATCCCGTCGTGACAAGGCATCCGCCACTCTATTCGAAGCCCTCGTCTTATACTCGATACGAAACTTATAACCCATCAGCTTTCTAGCATAGAATTGTTGATCCGGGGTTTGGATAATCTCCTGCAATAGCTCTTTCAAACTCTTCTACTCGCTCCGAATCACGAATTCGCGGCCCAACAAGTATTGGCGCCATTTCTGCACAGCCTCAACTATCGCGTACAACTCCTTGTGATATGTCGACGACACACGACGGCGAGGGCCCAATTTTCGGCTAAAATAGGCCAGGGGATGGCCGTCTTGAAGGAGCACAGCTCCTACCCCAAAATCCGAAGCATCCGTCTCTATAACAAAAACTTTCGAAAAATCTGGCAAGCGGAACCTCCGGCGCCGTAGTCATTGCAGCCTTCAGCGCCCGAAAACTGTCCTCTGCAGCGACAGACCAAGTAAAAGCCTCCTTTTTGAGGAGCTCAGTCAGCGGCCCCGCAATTGTAGCGTAGTTCGCCACAAATCTCCGATAATATCCTGTGAGGCCTAAAAATCCGCGTAACTGTTTGACGGATTTTGGTATGGGCCACGCTATCATAGCCTCAATTTTCGCAGGATCGGCTTTCAACTGCCCCTTGGAAACTATATGTCCCAAATATTCCACCGTCATGCTGCAAAAAATACACTTAGACAACTtcacaaaaaagaaattagcCTTCAAAATAGTGAGGACCTCGTGCAAGTGGCGAACATGCGACTCCAAGGTGGGGCTGTAGACCAAAATGTCGTCAAAAAAGACGATAACGAAGAGCCGCAATAACGGTCGGAAGATGGTGTTCATGGCCGATTGAAACGTGGAAGGGGCATTTGTCAAGCCAAAGGGCATGACCAAGAACTCAAAATGGCCATCGTGAGTCCGAAAAGCAGTTTTGAAAATGTCAGCCGCGTGCATCCGAATCTGATGGTACCCGGAGCGTAAATCCAACTTTGTGAAAAAACGGGCAGCCCCTAATTCGTCAAATAATTCCTCCGAAGTCGGGATAGGAAAGTGATCCGGTACCGTGGCAGTATTCAGGGCCCTGTAGTCAATGCAGAATCGAAAGGACCCGTCTTTTTTTCGGATGAGCAATACTGGTGAGGAGAATGAGCTTTGGTTAGGCCTGATAACCCCCGTGGCTAACATCTCCTTAATCTGCTTCTCGATTTCGTTCTTCTGGAAGTAGGGATATCTGTACGGTCGCACATTGACCGGCTTGGCATTCGGCACCAAATGAATGCGATGATCAAAGGGGCGAGGCGGCGGCACACCCGTCGGGGTGCGAAAAACAACCTCATGTGAACGCAACACTGCCAATATCATTGGGTCCAGATCATCAGAAAACTGAGGCGGTTCAGCCGTGGAACACAGATCCTCCTCACTGGCAAACAAGACCACCTCAAATAACTCCGCCGCCCCTGACAGAGTCAACAATCCCGCAACCGTCTTGAGGGAGGCCGACTGAGCTACCGGGGAGGCTACCTTCAAGCGAATCGGGACCCCATTTCGCACGAACTCCAACGTTCCATCAACAAAATCACTCGTCACCCGCCTCAGCGACTTCAACCATGCCAATCCGAGTATCACATCCGGTCCATGAACAGGGAGTATATGTAAGTCAATCAAAAATATCTGCGATTGAATCACCACACGGGTCTGTAGGCTAGCGTACGAGCAAACCAAAGAATCGCCGTTGCCCACATAAACTCGGAATGGTTTAACTGCAGTTAGAGGGAGAGACAGTTTCTGTGCCACACGAGgatgaaaaaaatcatgtgaACTACCCGTATCCACCAAAATTACCACCGGATCAGCGCCAATCGATCCCCGAAACTCCATGGCATCCGGTCGTTGCCGCCCTTCCATCGCATAAATGTGCGAGAGATCAGCCGTGATTACCTCCGGTTCTTGCTGCTCATGGGACGCATCTATCTCCTCCAACTCCTCACAATGCTCTGCACCCATATACGCCAAAAGCGGCCGTTTGCAAGCATGCCCCTGTACCCATTTTTCCTCACAATAAACACACAGCCCGCGGCGTGTGCGATCAGCTCGCTGAGCCGCCGTCAAGTGGATCACTGGCAGATTTGAATAATCGGGACCTCTGGCGTAAACCGGTCTGGTGGCTGCCTGTGGTTGGGGTTTGCTGATGGGGCGTCGTCATGAGAGACCCCTTTTGTTCCCTGGAAGGCCAGCTTCGACGCTGGGGCCCCGGTTGTGTTATAGTCTTCTCGACGCTATTATCAAATTCAATGGCGAGTGCCATCGCCGCCGCTACAGAACGCGGGTGGTTGTGCTTGACTTGGCTTCGAACCGGCTGTTGAAGACCAGCAATGTAGATGGGCAGAAAAGTCGATTATGGGATATTGGGTATTCGATTCCGCATTGATTCAAAAGTGGCGTTGTAGTCTGCAAGGAGCCCTGTCTGCACCAGTTTAGCGATTAACCCCAAATAATCTTCAAAACTTTGCGGGTCGAAACGTCGCCGCACATCCTCCAAGAAATCGTTCCATAGTACCACCGGGTTGCTGGCACGGTAATTGAATACCCATTCAGCCGCCTGCTGCTCGAAAAGCATCACTGCATAATGAAGGCGATATGCTTCGGGCATCATCAGGtgatcaaaataatattgaacCCGAGCAATCCAATTTACAGCGTCTGTGCCGTTGAATCGTGGAGGTTTCATCTTGACATCCCTCGGTTGCTCCCACTAGCGTTGACCCCCCTGATTATGCCACATCGGGTTGTCCCACGAAGTCGGTGCACGTCCCAATGGTAACCCCATCCCCTGCGTAAGTCCAGGAGGTTCCCACGTTGTCGACCGACCTGAATTAGCTTGTGATCCTAAACCAAAACTTCCCAATATACTAGGCATCGAAGAAGGCATCGCAGCTGACCCGATTGTGTGATTTCCCGCGGCCATCGCAGATCCTGACCCTGGGCGTTCCCACGACGAACGGTGATGAGTCGGAATGCTCATAACCACCGATTGTGTAGGGATTGAAACTTGTCCCGTTTTCGGCATAGCATCTGTAAACCAATGTGACGGAAGACCATAGCTCTGACTCGATTCCGACCTCGGCGGAACCAACCGGCGATCAAAGTCATCCATACGCGTCTCGAACCGTGCTAAGGATGCCAATATGTGCTCGAACATTGTCGTCACAGGGTTGGACTCCTG
The genomic region above belongs to Salvia hispanica cultivar TCC Black 2014 chromosome 3, UniMelb_Shisp_WGS_1.0, whole genome shotgun sequence and contains:
- the LOC125214240 gene encoding transcriptional corepressor LEUNIG-like, which produces MSQTNWEADKMLDVYIHDYLVKRDLKVTAQAFQTEGKVSSDPVAIDAPGGFLFEWWSVFWDIFIARTNEKHSEVAASYIETQSMKAREQQQQQQPQSQHQHQQQQQMQMQQLLLQRQAQQQQQQQQHQQQQHQQQQHQQHQQHQQQQQQQQQQQQHQQQQQQQQQQQQQRREGGHLLNGSANGIVGNESLMRQNTGTANALATKMYEEKLKLPVQRDSLDDAALKQRFADNVGQLLDPNHASILKSAAAAGQPSGQMLHGSSGGVSPQVQARSQQFPGSTPEIKTEINPILNPRGAGPEGSLIGMPGSNQGGNNLTLKGWPLTGLDQLRSGLLQQPKSFMPGPQPFHQLQMLTPQHQQQLMLAQQSLTSPSANDVESRRLRMLLNNRSLSMGKDGVSNSVGDVIPNIGSPMQAGGPGLSRADPEILMKMKIAQMQQQQQQQQQSNNPTLQQQHPQHSLSGQQPQSSNHNLQQDKIMGAGSVTGDASMSNSFRGNDQASKNQTGRKRKQPVSSGPANSSGTANTAGPSPSSAPSTPSTHTPGDVMSMPNMPHSGSSSKPLMMFGSDNTGTLTSPSNQLWDDKDLAQADMDRFVDDVEDNVESFLSHDDADPRDAVGRMDVVSKGFTFAELNSVRASSNKVVCCHFSSDGKLLASGGHDKKAVLWFTDSLKPKTTLEEHTSLITDVRFSPSMARLATSSFDKTVRVWDVENPSYSLRTFTGHSSGVMSLDFHPNKEDLICSCDGDGEIRYWSINNGSCARVFKGGTSQVRFQPRLGRYLAAAAENVVSILDAETQACRHSLKGHTKPIHSVNWDPSGELLASVSEDSVRVWTMRSGSEGECVHELSCNGNKFHSCVFHPTYSSLLVIGCYQSLELWNMTENKTMTLSAHDGLIASLAVSTVAGVVASASHDKIVKLWK